The Anoplopoma fimbria isolate UVic2021 breed Golden Eagle Sablefish chromosome 9, Afim_UVic_2022, whole genome shotgun sequence genome contains the following window.
AAAGGTGCGTTCAAGACCCGCACGTCTCTGGTTAACACTCAATGACTGGGAGTTTGAACGGCTCTAATGGCCATGTGTGTGTCTAGTTATGACGGtgtttattgatattgatagTGATGAtatgaatatgtttaataaCAGTGAGAACTCATCTATGAAATGTATAATTTACTGGCAAAGTGGATGCATGTGTTCTAGTGTTATTGCACAGGGATTCTCCTGGCACTATTATGAACTGATGCTCATAATGGTGGAATATCAGCATGCTCTGTTTATCAGAGATATGTCAGCACATGCATCAGTTGATATAGCACAATATTTgctaatatacagtaccagtcaaaagtttggacacgccttctcattcaatggtttttctttatttttatctttttttctacattgtagattaatattgaagacatccaaactatgaaggaacacatatggaattatgtggcaaacaaacaaatgctcaacaaaccagaatatgttttatattttacattcttcaaagtagttgaatgaaaagttgtgtccaaacttttgactggtactgtatgattgtctagttttttttgtaatcgtagtttaaaaaaaatctttctctAACCTACTTGCTCTCACGTGGGATATCACATCCTTACTGCTCCTAACCAACATGTTGATCTTCACGttgcagagagaagaggaccAGCGTTGCCAGTTGTAGAACCATCCGTCCTGCCAAGAGGAAGGCCATGCTCTGTCTGGCTGAGAAGAGCTTTGACGAGGAGAATACACTCTCTCCTTCCTGTCTTCAGCCTGCTCTGCAGAGCAGGGCCACCAGGTCTGAGAACAAACATTCAGCTGGCAATTTCAAGGGATGTCATGTATTAGGTTTTTGTCCTGACCCACTTGCTCATGGTCCACATTCGCCGTTGGTTTTAATCTTCTCTTTATTATCAGAGTGAAGAAGACTAGCGTCGCCAGTGGTCGAACAGTGCGTCCTGCCAGGAGAAAAGTCCCGTCGTGTCTGACAGACGGCAGCAGTGATGAGGAGAACATCGGCAGGCCCTCTCCCCCCCGCCCTCAGCCCGCCCAGCAGAGCAGTACAGCCAGGTGTGTACACCCTGgtcaggtcgccagactatcacagggcacTTTCAAGCAGATCCAACTGATTGAATCAGTTCCTACAATAGCCACCATTCATTGTGAATGCAGCAGTTTCAGATCTTGGATCTAgtgctgcttttttaaaatcaatatcaaATGTCAATGCCTTCAAATCATGTCTGTCTTCAGTTCAAATGAAGAGAGATTAAAAGTAAGTACTCAGCCAGTCAGTCTATTGATCCCctcattaattacattacagtcatttagcagacgcttttatccaaagcgacttacaggaagtgtattcaacataggtattcaagagaactactagtcgtcataagtgcatctcctttcttaagcaagcatcttaaagcataagccagagcaaaagtatagtgcaggaacaaattactacgaaaacaataattgcaacagactaatacgaatacaataagtgctacaaactaatacagataggataagtgcagtaaacgaatatgaatacaataagtgcaacaactaatacgaatgcaatacgtgctacgaggaaggctcagggtagtacttctacCCTGAGCTGAAAAGTGTCTGCCAAGGCCGCGTTCAGATAAACTTTGGCCctgtatggaaaaaaaataaaatggatctCTTATTCATTtgaaccaggcggcaacctacggccctgaaaagtgaagcaaacGCGGatgtgccttaaacttgcattctctttagtggccatcagggggcgtcTCCTCTGGTTCCAGAAGAAGtgtgattgtatagaagtctatgagaaaattacacTAGTTGTCACTTCGTTTATGACCTCAGTAAACATtctaaacatgagtttatggtctcacttgctagtttcaagttttttcaatacagcatggtgttcatttagtaaactattgtccatttagagtcaaacagaccataaagcagggtatgctttagggagtGACTaccctgtgattgacaggtatcTGCGGGTACAAGAGACGTATATGGCGTCTCAATGTCAATCCTCcccagtccaaatatggtcacatctgttcactggttgcaaaaaaaacaagatggcggaGTCCAAAATACCCAACTTTAGGCTTCAAAACACAGTCCCCAAACTCCTGGGTGACGTAAAGACGAGTACGTTCACTTCTTATGCACGGTCTATGGTTTGAACCAGAGGGCAGCtgcttttttaaagtttaactttGTTCACTTGCTGCATTGCAGCATCATCAGGCAAGATGCTGCCTTGGCTTACTGAAAACATGGAAGCATACATTCATGGTGGATTACTTTGTAACGGGACGATATTTCTGCTGATAGCCTCACAAATTGTTTTGACGAAGGGTAAAGTTGTTGATGCTGTGATAACCTtccagacattttaaaatcgATGATTATTAATGTCTCTGAGTATAACCATTCTGCAGGGTTTTTTTCCACCAAAGTCAGTCGGAATGCCAGCATAATGTCCTCAGTAATTGCtctaacttttaacttttttttcttcctctcttcttctttttcctcagtGGTCATCTTCCATCTGCGGGCCGCTTTGTAACCCGCCGCAGACGTGCAGCTGCCCCCAAACCCAAACCACCGAAATCATCGTTCAACACACTCAACTCTTCAGACGACTTTATGTCCAGGAGAATTGTGCGGGCCACCAGGAGGAAGGCCCTCCCAGCGTTTTTGGTGTCTAGTGCGGAAAACTCGGTGAACGCTGCTGGGACCGCCGGCTTCGCCACCAACCCCTTCCGAGAGATTTCCCTGAATGAGTCGACTGATCACAGTCTCGGACCCTGCACCAGGAAACCCATCTTTTGCTCCACCCCCTCGGCAAGCTTCTTCAGCAAACGGCCACGCCTCAAACCCCCGTCCATCAACGACCAATCCTCCAGCCCTCTGTCCATGTCCGTAAGTTGCATAGGTGTGTTGAGCACATTCCAAGAAGACGGGGATTCGCCAGGGCAGTTTGGCTCCCCGCCCCTCTCTGCACCACCCATCGGGATTAGTTCTGAGGAGCAGCTTCGGTCAAGCCTCGGTGAGCGAGAGCCAGACCTGCATCACCGCCATCGACCCTCAGGTGATTCGTTTAGGAAGCCCAACAGCTCCAACAAGAGGCGTCGCTGCAGCGAGGAAGACGCAAGAACCAAGAATGTCGATGGATCACCAAGTCTGAATGTGCTCTCGACGGACAGCAGTGAAAGCAGCAGTCGTTTCGTGTCGGCAGCAGGAGGGCTAGAGTGGCTTATAGAGCCTCTGAAGGAAAGATGTCTGACTGAGCGCTGCCACGTGCGGCTGGAACGATTGGACATGCTCGCCCTGTCGCAGCTATGCGGCCAAACAGCCTACTCCTCCTGTCTGGGACTTTCAAGCTCGGCCCACAGCCAGCAGACAAATGAACATCATCTGTCTGGGGACGACTGTCGAACCTTCGACGTCCCGCAGTCTCCAGAACCATCATTGGATCTCCATTCATCTGTGAGCAACATTAAAATACGTGATTGTTTAGGCCCAGTAAATAGCTCAGAGTCTTCTGAACACGCGGCCTCTGCGACTGGCAGTCACAGCTCAAACACCTTGCCATCAGCCGAACACCCGTGCACACAGGAATCCATGGAGCTGTCAGCATCCATACTTAATGTTGAATCTACCCACCACAACGACAGCAGCGTTGTGTTTATCATGGGTTCACATTCACCAGCCGACAAGCCGATTGGCAACCGTTCTGTGCAAACACCATCGCCTGCAGCAGTGATGGACCAAAGTCTTTCCAAGAAATGCACAGTTCAGCTCCAAAAACTGTCTTTGTCCCATTCAAACGTGTCCGAAAATGACCATACACATAACACGGGGGACCCAGAAGATGTCTGTTCGGGAGAAATCACTGAGAGAATGACGGCGTCCATAAACGACTGCGGTCTGGCGGCGCAGACACGGCCTTACCAACCAGAAACGGTTGGATGGGCAGCAATGCTCACGACGATACTGAAGGAGAAATGTGTAACTGACAAAGTCCTTGTCAAAGTGAAGAGAGCAACTTTGTCACAGCTGAAGGAAATCCTGCAGCTCAAAGACGCCACGCTCAAATCCCCCACAGACACACTGGCCACCACCGTGGATGATCAGACGATGTGCGACCACCAGCCTGAGAGTGATGCCAATCATCGCGACAAAGAAACTTCCGTCAACATGGAAAAGAGTTTCTCAACCAGCTCTGGAGACGAGATTGCTAAAGAGGAAGCAGCACGGATCTCCCGCAACGTTCCcagcaaatggaaaaaaaagacccaaCCGGCGGCTAAAgagaagaggacgaggaggagcaCGTCAGCGGACCGGCCCGGAACGACCAGGAAGGCGTGTGTGAGCGGCCTGAGTGTGAGCCGCtggaagaacaacaacaacagcagcagcagcagcacacacgTGTTCAGGAGCAGGGCGGCGGACTGCAGCATCAACGAGCTCATCtccacacaacacaaacagccgGCGGTGAGaacaacacgcacacaaacgcaTGCTTACTCACTGAATGTTTTgattattgacaaaaaaagaaaattgaaccAAAAAGGTGTTTCTCAGTTCACCTGCAGTATAAAATAAAGTGGTTGTTGAGGAAAACTTCAGTCAGTCAGGTGGCAAAGTCCATCAGCAGGGTCTCTATCGataatgtttctatatatatttatatttatatatatatatattttttatattgtatagtatgtgtatttattgtctgtgtctgtgtagttgagctgctgcaacacttgaatttccccatggggatcaataaaggaatataataataataatatttatatatgtatatttatatatatatttatatttatatttatatttatatattactgGTAAAGAGGACATTTAGCAACACTTTCACATTTCTTCCTGTGGCTTTCTGCTGGTTTTATGTTACAACAACGTGTTTAAACATGTACATTTTGTTGGgttttacaattttaatttcTCAACCCGGGCAAATAAAACCCTTAATTTTCAGCTTGGCAAGTTATCAGAAAATATTCATGGGAAATACtctttgtgtgaatgtttttggaCCTACTTAAGGTCCACACACAAACGGATTTTCGTTTTAAATATATGGGGACGTAAAGAGAAGTCGGGTGGAGCTGTGGCGTTGTAGACAAACTGTGATATCCATCGTTATGTGTAGGAGTGGCTGGGGACCGCCGTGAGTTTCTCCACCCCGCTGAAAACCAGTCGACTCAACCTCTCGTCTCTGCTGGCTGACCTGAcgcccaacacacacacctggagtCGACTCAAGGCCGCCCTCTCTGTTCATCGCAAGAGCAagggtaacacacacacatttaagttGTCAAATTGATTTTAAAGCCGCCAGTCCTATGactgtgtctttttaaaaaataatattatccctcctttttttcctcgtTAGTGCTCCTAACTCCAAGCAGGTCACGTCTGGCGGTGCACGGCTCACCTCAACGAGCGGAGTTGGTCGACGTCAGCCAGGACCTTTTTGCCACACCCTTCCGAACGCCGCTCCACAAACGCCTTCAGCCACAGCTGCTGAGCAGTGATTCCCcggtacagtacacacacacacaaacgcaagaCGGAGCCATAATTATCACGATTTTCAAGTACATGCTTGGTGATTGACTGTTTGAATGGGTTTTTACAGTCCATGGCAACGAATGTCGCCTCCTCACTCATGTCTTTTGGCCACAGGTTGTGTGTGAGGAAGTGGATCTGTCGGACGCAGAGAAGGTGTGTGCCGAGTGCAACCAGCCGCGCCCTCTGACGTGGGAGGAGTGCGTCCTCCCCCAGCGTATGAAACAGTGCGTGAAGATAGGGGAGGGGACATTCGGGGAGGTCTTCTCCACCACCAACGCTTCAGGAGACACTGTAGCACTCAAAGTATGCATGTTTCCattatacacatacatttgtttgtgtgcattcattGTCGGTTTTGCTGggttacattttcagaaatgtttgcGACATAATATTCCAAACTCAATGTTCACTTACTGCCTTTTTTTCCTAAGCTTTTGACTGCATTTCTTGGCCGCCGCCTTCAGCGAATGAGCTCAGGTGTCATTACACGACCTACGTGCGTAATCTCGGTCACATGATGGCAAGCGTGAACATCATGTGACGATTATTTTGAGCGAATGCCGTTTGCATATgagtttaacatattttatcacGTGTTTGGGTCAAGAGTAATACAAAAGAGATGAatattaaagattatttttttttatatagatgTTCAATGAAAACATATGCGTGTGTCTTGGCAGATCATTCCAGTAGAGGGCAGCGAGAAGGTAAACGGAGAGGACCAGAAGACCTTCGGAGAGATTCTCCATGAGATAATTATCTCAAAGTGAGTAGTACGTGGAGTAGTTTGCTGGGATCCATAATAAAGGGGGATAAGGTCTAAATGTTTTAGTTAAGTGATACCTAATGATGGGAATCGGCCTTGTGCGTTCTGTTTTTCATCTCCCAGGGAGCTGAGCAGCCTCAAAGAGAAGCAGCACAACAAGACGCACGGATTTATTGGACTCAACGAGTAAGCCACTTTCTCTGGTTTCAACTTTTTCGTCCGAGGCCATCTCATTAGGGTTTTTGTGTTAATTTGGCTCAACTTGTTCCCTCGCAGCCTCCACTGCGTTCAGGGCCGCTACCCTCCAGATTTCCTGAACGCTTGGGACACCTTCGACCAACAGAAAGGCTCCGAGAACGACAGACCAGGTTAGTGAGAGGAAAGCCTGTGTGCGCCGTTTAGGTTGCAGTGGCTCATGGAACTCCAAAAAAgaattttctttgtttaccttgGCTATTACCAGGCGACAACCTTCAGATGTAAAAGTGAATGCAGACTTGCCTTAAAGTCTTTGAGATGGTGACCCTTCTTCCTCACTTGATTTATcgcctcagtaaacattgaaaCATTGAAAGTTTCTGGTCTCAGTTGctactttcaagtcttcttcaatacagcatgatgttcttttagtgaattatgatccatttaggGTAAAGTAGACATAAAGTAGGGTATGTTTTAGGGCGGttctaccttgtgattgacaggtcgctaccacccCTTCTTAAAGATGTCTGTGGTTTTGTCTTACTAtattaaccctttcacagttttttttcaggTTCATCAAAGTAATTTGGCCCTTCGATAAGCCCCTCCCCTTTCTTCAGTTACTGTTGCTAGGCTTTCAAGCTTTTCCACCCGGCACGTCAATATTGTGTTAATCAGAGAGAGATATTCTAAAGGAGATGATATCGGAATTTGAGAATAACAGTTCTGAAATTTCAGAGAGAAGTAGACAGAAAAGACGACAATAATATTCTGACTAATAATGTCTAATAATTATTTACGACCCCCTATAGCATTCATTATCTAATATAAAACTAGATTATCACGCTTGTCTATTTGTTTAAAGTGTGTCAACGTATTGCTCGCACATCACAGGCTTGATCCATACATTGGATATCACAAATTATATCCAGGGGATACCCTCAGTTTAGGGGAACACTCTCCCCTAAACTGAGGGTATCCGCTGTCCGCTTTGCAGGTTCCACACACTGCTGAAAGCTTGACAGGCCTCCTGCACCTAGTTACGGTTGCTAACAAAGAATGGGGCCATGGTTGCTAGGGAGGGGCTTAGCGTAGGCTAAATTGTAACCGTTTTGGTCGCCTACATATGTCTTCTTCAGCCTTAgcttgtacttagctccactcTCTCATGTCACCTTTTGGTTGCAAAGAAAACCAAGATTGCGACggccaaaatgttgaactcaaACTTCAAAATGgcggtccacaaaccaatgggcgACATTACGGTGAATAGGCCGACTCCTTACAGTCTTTGCTTTTACCGGATGGTCTGCCTCTCACGGGGTACAAAAATCTCTCTAGGATCAGGTTTCATTTCTGTCTATTGCCTCAGGattcagtttctctctctctgtgcttaGATTTCTTTGAAAGGGATCAGATATTCATAATCCTGGAGTTTGAGTTCGGAGGCGTCGACCTAGAGAACAGCAACGGAACAGTAGGTCCAGCACATCACTTGAAACTCTTGCCAGTTTAAAGCACCCTTCCCTCAAATAGAAGCATGACACTCTACTCTCATCACACTAGATGTAgctcattacatttttcaaacctGCTGTAAAAATGTGCTCAAACATTAATAAAGAACTGCATTATAACTGAAAGGTTAATATGAATGCCGAAGGTGCTGCTGAAATATTGAAGACGCTGAGCATCTAAAAGAAATGCTTAACTTCTGCTTACAGTGCTGAGTTTAAAAAGCTGTATTTCTTCTAACCGTTAGCCtcttaacagtttgtttttattgtggcGTGAGAGAACGAATGGGATCTTTAATTGAAATCTCTTATTTTGTCTTCAAGCTAACGTCTTTGATGGTGGCCAAGAGCATCCTTCATCAGGTCACTGCTGCCTTGGCTGTTGCTGAGCAGGAGCTACACTTTGAACACAGgtagcgtgcacacacacacacacacacacacacacacacacacacacacacacacataaattacAGCACACGTGATTGTCTGTTTGCATCAGGCCTTGGGCACACAGAGCAGGACGAGACACCatgtatatacagtctataaaTCGTCCATCACGATTCCTCAGAGTCCAAAGTGATGCATTCAAATGTCCGAGCAAACGTCCAAGATGCATATAGTCAATTTGCTGTTATAAAAGACGtagaaaacaagcaaatatgCAAATTTGAGAAGATATAACCAGAATGTTTTTCGCTTAAAAAGTgaccaaaacaatgaaacagtTTGTACAAATGTTTGCTGAATATAATTTTCCATCgatgactaattgattaatgaCAAATTGTTTCAACTGTTGGTGCCACAAAGGTAAAGCTCATAACGACGCCCACTCgatctctgtttttaaaggatcCACGGAGCGTTCAAATCAAATTTGATTCACGagatcttttgtttttaacgATTGAACGATGATTTGAACGATTTATTTAGAATAGAATGCAGCTTGCAATACTCGACCACATATGATGAATAAAATGTAGTTTAGTTGGACACGTTCATTTTGGTTCGTCTGTTGACTGCAGGGACCTCCACTGGGGCAACGTGCTGGTCAAGACGACCAAGCAGAAGACGGCGAGCTTCTTGCTGAATGGAGCAGCCCACTCTCTGGAAACTAAAGGGGTGCTGGTCCGCGTCATTGACTACTCTCTCTCCAGACTGGAGATCGGTAAGATGTTTG
Protein-coding sequences here:
- the haspin gene encoding uncharacterized protein haspin; translation: MKPLKPLFLKTYGKERRKLSAWISPDNRKQAFDSTRSTDGDSSVFEPAKPTRKREKRTSVASCRTIRPAKRKAMLCLAEKSFDEENTLSPSCLQPALQSRATRVKKTSVASGRTVRPARRKVPSCLTDGSSDEENIGRPSPPRPQPAQQSSTASGHLPSAGRFVTRRRRAAAPKPKPPKSSFNTLNSSDDFMSRRIVRATRRKALPAFLVSSAENSVNAAGTAGFATNPFREISLNESTDHSLGPCTRKPIFCSTPSASFFSKRPRLKPPSINDQSSSPLSMSVSCIGVLSTFQEDGDSPGQFGSPPLSAPPIGISSEEQLRSSLGEREPDLHHRHRPSGDSFRKPNSSNKRRRCSEEDARTKNVDGSPSLNVLSTDSSESSSRFVSAAGGLEWLIEPLKERCLTERCHVRLERLDMLALSQLCGQTAYSSCLGLSSSAHSQQTNEHHLSGDDCRTFDVPQSPEPSLDLHSSVSNIKIRDCLGPVNSSESSEHAASATGSHSSNTLPSAEHPCTQESMELSASILNVESTHHNDSSVVFIMGSHSPADKPIGNRSVQTPSPAAVMDQSLSKKCTVQLQKLSLSHSNVSENDHTHNTGDPEDVCSGEITERMTASINDCGLAAQTRPYQPETVGWAAMLTTILKEKCVTDKVLVKVKRATLSQLKEILQLKDATLKSPTDTLATTVDDQTMCDHQPESDANHRDKETSVNMEKSFSTSSGDEIAKEEAARISRNVPSKWKKKTQPAAKEKRTRRSTSADRPGTTRKACVSGLSVSRWKNNNNSSSSSTHVFRSRAADCSINELISTQHKQPAEWLGTAVSFSTPLKTSRLNLSSLLADLTPNTHTWSRLKAALSVHRKSKVLLTPSRSRLAVHGSPQRAELVDVSQDLFATPFRTPLHKRLQPQLLSSDSPVVCEEVDLSDAEKVCAECNQPRPLTWEECVLPQRMKQCVKIGEGTFGEVFSTTNASGDTVALKIIPVEGSEKVNGEDQKTFGEILHEIIISKELSSLKEKQHNKTHGFIGLNDLHCVQGRYPPDFLNAWDTFDQQKGSENDRPDFFERDQIFIILEFEFGGVDLENSNGTLTSLMVAKSILHQVTAALAVAEQELHFEHRDLHWGNVLVKTTKQKTASFLLNGAAHSLETKGVLVRVIDYSLSRLEIDDLTVSCDISNDEELFMGQGDYQFDIYRLMRQENGNNWSNYHPHTNVLWLHYLCSKLLSMKYRGSGGRGSKGMREELTRFHGNVLQYSSANEALQNCPMFQ